In one Streptomyces marincola genomic region, the following are encoded:
- a CDS encoding RcpC/CpaB family pilus assembly protein, with amino-acid sequence MLALASAAVAFAVPRGGGTDVPTPAAAAAREGPAAPARDEARVLAPVRIADAEAVRLLRPGDRVDVLAATAASAAGTSGAEAPPARVVARRARVADVPEQPSPEDAAGAGAHGALLVLSVPPGTAAALAGAAATADLAVTRW; translated from the coding sequence GTGCTCGCCCTGGCCTCCGCGGCCGTGGCGTTCGCCGTGCCGCGCGGCGGTGGCACCGACGTCCCGACACCCGCGGCCGCGGCGGCCCGCGAGGGCCCAGCCGCGCCCGCGAGGGACGAGGCCCGTGTCCTCGCGCCGGTACGGATCGCCGACGCGGAGGCGGTGAGACTGCTGCGCCCCGGTGACCGGGTGGACGTCCTCGCCGCCACGGCCGCCTCCGCGGCCGGGACGAGCGGCGCGGAAGCGCCACCGGCGCGGGTCGTGGCCCGTCGGGCACGGGTCGCCGACGTGCCCGAGCAACCGTCCCCCGAGGACGCGGCTGGGGCCGGCGCGCACGGTGCCCTGCTGGTCCTGTCGGTCCCGCCCGGGACGGCCGCCGCACTCGCCGGTGCGGCGGCCACGGCCGACCTGGCGGTGACCAGGTGGTGA
- a CDS encoding AMP-binding protein, translating to MSGDQGGRNGGPGEGTGPADVLSHGQLLWESERAAGALARLGVRAGDTVPVLLPMCLESVIVTLACAQLSATRVSLPVSNQHGLLRHRLGGSAVPLVITADACRTRGRVIGTKAALDRALAGRPDIHTVLVVPQTPRPVPWQPGRDRWWYEALAPVRLPSRPYPGGMSDMSRPGRTQPDTGRALDFDDPLTRRAPDDSDQGWGDLPPGEAEAGNLARLLREKPPHHL from the coding sequence ATGTCGGGAGATCAAGGCGGACGGAACGGCGGCCCGGGGGAAGGCACCGGCCCGGCCGACGTACTGAGCCACGGGCAGTTGCTGTGGGAGAGCGAGCGGGCGGCGGGAGCCCTGGCCCGTCTCGGGGTGCGTGCGGGGGACACCGTCCCGGTGCTGCTGCCCATGTGCCTGGAGTCCGTGATCGTGACACTGGCCTGCGCCCAGTTGTCCGCGACGCGCGTTTCGCTGCCGGTGAGCAACCAGCACGGTCTCCTGCGCCATCGGCTCGGCGGCTCGGCCGTCCCGCTGGTGATCACGGCGGACGCCTGCCGTACGCGGGGCCGGGTGATCGGTACGAAGGCCGCGCTCGACCGCGCGCTCGCGGGCCGCCCGGACATCCACACCGTGCTGGTGGTGCCGCAGACGCCGCGCCCTGTCCCCTGGCAGCCGGGACGTGATCGCTGGTGGTACGAGGCACTGGCCCCGGTGAGGCTGCCGTCGCGGCCGTATCCTGGCGGCATGAGCGACATGTCGCGTCCGGGGCGGACGCAGCCGGACACCGGACGCGCACTGGATTTCGACGACCCACTGACGCGGCGGGCCCCCGACGACTCGGACCAGGGCTGGGGCGACCTGCCTCCCGGCGAGGCCGAGGCCGGGAATCTCGCCCGTCTTCTGCGCGAGAAGCCGCCCCACCACCTGTGA
- a CDS encoding FmdB family zinc ribbon protein, with amino-acid sequence MPKYQYQCTECHEGLEVVQKFTDDALTQCPACQGRLKKVYSAVGIVFKGSGFYRNDSRNSSSSSSAPASGGKSGKNGGKGSDSSSSSTSSSSDSAGGSSSGSAGSSSSSSSSASSNAAASAA; translated from the coding sequence GTGCCGAAGTACCAGTATCAGTGCACCGAGTGCCACGAAGGTCTCGAAGTCGTGCAGAAGTTCACCGACGACGCCCTGACGCAGTGCCCGGCGTGCCAGGGCCGGCTGAAGAAGGTGTACTCGGCGGTCGGCATCGTCTTCAAGGGCTCCGGCTTCTACCGCAACGACAGCCGTAACAGTTCGTCGTCGAGCAGCGCGCCGGCGTCCGGAGGCAAGAGCGGCAAGAACGGCGGCAAGGGGAGCGACTCCTCGTCCTCCTCGACCTCCTCGTCGTCCGACTCCGCGGGAGGGTCCTCCTCGGGGTCCGCGGGCTCCTCGTCGTCCTCCTCCTCTTCGGCGTCCTCGAACGCCGCGGCCTCCGCCGCGTGA
- a CDS encoding MscL family protein — protein sequence MVTEEKRGALAGARSTLEGFRTFLLRGNVVELAVAVVIGAAFTNIVNSVVEGVINPLVGAFGTKDLDAYQSCLRGPCTVNEAGQVVEGIPIRWGSVLSASLTFLITAAVVYFLMILPLTRYLERRRAKAPAPPVVQTELELLAEIRDELVAQRAAREDAAVGAQRTHSPGAATADSGARVPDGQRPEGPRGT from the coding sequence GTGGTCACCGAGGAGAAGCGGGGCGCCCTGGCGGGCGCCCGGAGCACCCTGGAGGGTTTCCGGACCTTCCTCCTGCGGGGCAACGTGGTGGAGCTGGCGGTCGCCGTGGTCATCGGCGCGGCGTTCACCAACATCGTGAACTCGGTCGTGGAAGGGGTCATCAACCCCCTGGTCGGAGCCTTCGGCACCAAGGACCTGGACGCCTACCAGTCCTGCCTGCGCGGTCCCTGCACGGTGAACGAGGCGGGCCAGGTCGTGGAAGGCATCCCGATCCGCTGGGGATCGGTGCTGAGCGCCTCGCTGACCTTCCTGATCACGGCGGCTGTCGTGTACTTCCTGATGATCCTGCCCCTGACCCGCTACCTGGAACGGCGCCGGGCGAAGGCCCCCGCCCCGCCGGTGGTGCAGACGGAGCTGGAACTGCTCGCGGAAATCCGCGACGAGCTGGTCGCTCAGCGGGCCGCCCGCGAGGACGCCGCCGTGGGGGCCCAGCGCACGCACAGCCCCGGGGCGGCGACCGCGGACTCCGGCGCCCGCGTGCCGGACGGGCAGCGGCCGGAGGGGCCGCGCGGGACGTAG
- a CDS encoding S-methyl-5'-thioadenosine phosphorylase, which produces MSAAGGGATAERADIGVIGGSGFYSFLDRVTEITVDTPYGPPSDSVLLGEIAGRRVAFVPRHGRGHHLPPHRINYRANLWALRSLGVRQVVGPCAVGGLRPEYGPGTLLVPDQLVDRTKGRPQSFFDGARRADGQQPNVVHVSFADPYCPTGRATALAAARAHDWQAVDGGTMCVVEGPRFSTRAESRWHAAQGWSVVGMTGHPEAVLARELELCYTSLALVTDLDAGAEAGEGVSHAEVLDVFAANIDRLREVLFDLVARLPEQRDCACGAALEGQDPGIALP; this is translated from the coding sequence GTGAGCGCAGCGGGCGGGGGCGCCACCGCCGAGCGGGCCGACATAGGGGTGATCGGCGGGTCCGGGTTCTACTCGTTCCTCGACCGAGTGACCGAAATCACCGTCGACACCCCCTACGGCCCGCCCAGCGACTCGGTGCTGCTCGGCGAGATCGCCGGCCGCCGCGTCGCGTTCGTGCCGCGGCACGGCCGCGGGCACCACCTGCCCCCGCACCGCATCAACTACCGCGCCAACCTGTGGGCGCTCCGCTCGCTCGGCGTGCGCCAGGTCGTCGGCCCTTGCGCCGTCGGCGGGCTGCGGCCCGAGTACGGCCCGGGCACGCTGCTCGTCCCCGACCAGCTCGTGGACCGCACCAAGGGCCGCCCGCAGAGCTTCTTCGACGGCGCGCGGCGCGCGGACGGGCAGCAGCCGAACGTGGTGCACGTCTCGTTCGCCGACCCCTACTGCCCGACCGGGCGCGCGACCGCGCTCGCCGCGGCACGCGCCCACGACTGGCAGGCCGTGGACGGCGGCACCATGTGCGTCGTCGAGGGCCCCCGGTTCTCCACCCGTGCCGAGTCCCGCTGGCACGCCGCGCAGGGCTGGTCCGTGGTCGGGATGACCGGGCACCCCGAGGCGGTGCTCGCTCGCGAACTGGAGCTCTGCTACACCTCGCTCGCCCTCGTCACCGACCTGGACGCGGGAGCCGAAGCGGGCGAGGGCGTGTCGCACGCCGAGGTCCTCGACGTGTTCGCCGCCAACATCGACCGCCTGCGTGAGGTGCTGTTCGACCTGGTCGCGCGCCTGCCGGAGCAGCGGGACTGCGCGTGCGGCGCCGCGCTGGAGGGCCAGGACCCGGGGATCGCGCTGCCGTAG